In one window of Thermomicrobiales bacterium DNA:
- a CDS encoding CorA family divalent cation transporter: MLIIRANGSIARARAEDELARAYRDENASVWVHFDRRPNPEDLEFLSDLLGLGELATEHLSRTHIGPRASRFQTYMLTVFYDVTLSDDTSQLEKREGVLLFSTRYLISVLDGASPRIAQVTEHVDRALRRYGVEIAAIVFALLESIADHYLQVVKEVRQRVEILEERVLQQEQQEAIADLYQLRRQLIALRRVIAPEATLIGSRETPNPFVLNPDLQDGALDIKHKLQSAVDEIDQDLSLLPDILTTFESLKSDNLNRILKLLTVWSIILTAVALFPTILGISLSREPSVSPYIGYLVSVVTMVLVGGAIWYAFKRRGWID; the protein is encoded by the coding sequence ATGCTCATCATTCGAGCCAACGGATCGATCGCCCGCGCGCGCGCGGAAGACGAGCTCGCGCGGGCGTATCGCGACGAGAACGCCTCCGTCTGGGTTCACTTCGATCGACGGCCGAACCCTGAAGATCTCGAATTCCTGAGTGATCTGTTGGGACTCGGCGAGCTTGCAACCGAGCATCTTTCCCGTACGCATATCGGACCGCGCGCCTCACGGTTTCAGACATACATGCTGACGGTCTTCTACGATGTCACGCTGTCGGACGATACGTCCCAACTCGAGAAACGGGAAGGCGTGCTGCTCTTCTCGACTCGTTATCTCATCAGTGTGCTCGATGGCGCCTCGCCGCGTATCGCGCAAGTAACCGAGCACGTCGACCGCGCCCTGCGGCGCTATGGTGTCGAGATTGCAGCCATCGTCTTTGCCCTGTTGGAATCCATCGCCGATCACTACCTACAGGTCGTCAAAGAAGTTCGCCAGCGGGTGGAAATACTCGAAGAACGTGTCTTGCAACAGGAACAGCAAGAGGCGATCGCCGACCTCTACCAGCTCCGCCGGCAACTGATCGCCTTGCGGCGGGTCATCGCGCCGGAGGCCACGCTCATTGGTTCGCGAGAGACGCCAAACCCCTTCGTGCTCAATCCGGACCTGCAAGACGGAGCGCTCGATATCAAGCACAAACTGCAGAGCGCGGTGGATGAGATCGACCAGGATCTGAGTCTCCTGCCCGACATCCTGACGACCTTCGAATCGCTCAAATCCGACAATCTGAACCGCATTCTCAAGCTGCTGACGGTTTGGTCGATCATCCTCACAGCCGTCGCCCTCTTTCCCACCATCCTGGGTATCAGCCTGTCCCGCGAGCCAAGTGTCTCACCCTACATTGGCTATCTCGTTTCGGTGGTCACCATGGTGTTGGTTGGCGGAGCGATCTGGTACGCCTTCAAACGCCGTGGCTGGATCGACTGA
- a CDS encoding ester cyclase, translating to MRTIYRSIAALLTICACAGLFGSSQIVAQDATPCPPLTEEEAAAWATAYFTAWNSHDSAQVTALYTPDAIHHWGIGVDSEGSEEFAAALDAFFAAIPGVRGTIDQVWLAGDTVIIRWIAIGIQEGDFMGVPGSLDTVTWTGINIMRLDCGLVAESWSEADHFGRLEQMGLIPIAPEAEATPAA from the coding sequence GTGCGGACAATTTACCGATCGATTGCGGCGTTGCTCACCATATGTGCATGCGCAGGATTGTTTGGCAGTTCTCAGATTGTTGCCCAGGACGCAACTCCCTGCCCGCCTTTGACCGAAGAGGAAGCGGCCGCCTGGGCGACTGCCTACTTCACGGCCTGGAACTCGCACGACTCCGCGCAGGTCACCGCCCTCTACACGCCGGACGCCATCCATCACTGGGGCATCGGCGTCGATAGTGAAGGCTCCGAAGAGTTCGCAGCCGCCCTCGATGCCTTCTTTGCCGCCATCCCGGGAGTTCGCGGCACGATCGACCAGGTTTGGCTCGCGGGTGACACCGTTATCATCCGCTGGATCGCCATCGGCATCCAGGAAGGCGACTTCATGGGTGTTCCAGGTTCGCTGGACACGGTCACCTGGACGGGCATCAATATCATGCGGCTCGACTGTGGCCTCGTGGCCGAGAGCTGGTCGGAAGCGGATCACTTCGGCCGCCTCGAGCAAATGGGGCTCATTCCCATCGCGCCCGAAGCGGAGGCCACCCCCGCCGCCTGA
- a CDS encoding ester cyclase, whose translation MTRFISHSVGFALLLAVVAVPMVARGTTAQDATPCPPMTEEEAVAWANTYFGAWNSHDPAQVTALYAPDGIHHWGIGADSEGSEELAASLETYFAAFSSLHYTVDRVWLADDTVIIRWIAIGIQEGDLMGVPGSLDTVTFTGIKVLQLNCGLVVETWSEADHFSRLEQMGLIPIGADAEATPTS comes from the coding sequence GTGACACGTTTCATCTCTCACTCGGTCGGGTTTGCCCTCTTGCTGGCAGTGGTTGCCGTGCCGATGGTGGCGCGCGGAACGACCGCCCAGGATGCAACGCCGTGCCCTCCCATGACGGAGGAAGAAGCCGTCGCCTGGGCAAACACCTACTTCGGTGCATGGAACTCGCACGACCCTGCCCAGGTCACCGCGCTTTACGCGCCCGACGGTATTCATCATTGGGGTATCGGCGCAGATAGCGAAGGCTCCGAAGAGCTTGCCGCCTCGCTCGAAACGTATTTCGCCGCTTTTTCCAGCCTCCACTACACCGTTGACAGAGTGTGGCTCGCGGACGACACCGTTATCATCCGCTGGATCGCTATCGGCATCCAGGAAGGCGACCTCATGGGTGTACCCGGCTCACTCGATACCGTGACGTTTACCGGTATCAAGGTTCTGCAGCTCAATTGTGGGCTTGTGGTCGAGACGTGGTCAGAGGCCGATCACTTCAGCCGCCTCGAGCAAATGGGACTCATCCCCATTGGCGCCGATGCGGAAGCCACGCCCACTTCCTGA
- a CDS encoding M28 family peptidase: MLYLVISETPAQLRAAAGKDVAPLHWTQLADRTVIWSDTDDRRAFRSHARNTGIAIASGALDQSSGRLALVIQVGASFQREFPDVPVVVDKGRHLIVDLDSQQLARLTDRSGDCWVVRPIPVDTAVLRTIEGDRRAADQRVQHVVDAVSPSTFRSALDTLVGFGTRHSLTTQFTNAANWAQNQLSLLGYSVQLQTIAVGAGTSLNVVADRPGNGVGTRNLVIVTAHLDSINAAGGISAPAPGADDNGSGSAGVLEIARVLAGQPYQHDLRLILFGGEEQGLHGSIQYVSTLQSAERARIRAVINMDMIGTRNTASPTVLLEGAAISQTVMDALAAAASTYTSLIVETSLNPFASDHVPFINAAIPAVLTIEGSDSANTNVHTANDTLVHIDNSLAVEILRMNVATIASLVGLATESPDIAPVSGPVVAWGADRLDLFVTGTDSRVYHKWWDGSSWQPSTTDWESLDKP; the protein is encoded by the coding sequence ATGCTCTATCTTGTGATCTCCGAGACCCCGGCCCAGCTTCGCGCCGCTGCCGGCAAGGACGTCGCCCCGTTGCATTGGACTCAGCTTGCGGACCGCACGGTGATCTGGTCCGACACGGATGACCGCAGGGCGTTTCGAAGCCACGCCCGGAACACCGGCATTGCCATCGCCAGCGGCGCCCTCGATCAATCGAGCGGCCGACTCGCGCTTGTCATCCAGGTTGGAGCCTCGTTTCAGCGCGAATTCCCCGATGTTCCAGTCGTGGTCGACAAGGGTCGCCACCTGATCGTCGATCTCGATTCCCAACAGCTTGCGCGGCTGACCGATCGATCTGGCGATTGCTGGGTGGTTCGCCCAATCCCGGTCGACACGGCAGTCCTCAGAACCATCGAGGGCGACCGCCGTGCGGCAGATCAACGGGTCCAGCACGTGGTGGATGCCGTTTCCCCCTCGACCTTCCGCTCCGCACTGGATACGTTGGTGGGTTTTGGCACCCGGCATTCGTTGACGACCCAGTTCACCAACGCCGCCAATTGGGCTCAGAACCAACTGAGCCTCCTGGGCTACAGCGTCCAGTTGCAGACGATTGCGGTTGGCGCGGGCACAAGCTTGAACGTCGTCGCCGATCGACCCGGAAATGGTGTCGGAACTCGCAATCTGGTGATCGTCACCGCTCATCTGGATTCGATCAACGCGGCTGGGGGTATCAGCGCGCCGGCGCCGGGGGCCGATGACAACGGAAGCGGGTCAGCGGGCGTGCTGGAAATCGCGCGGGTGCTTGCCGGGCAACCGTATCAGCATGACCTGCGGCTCATTCTTTTCGGCGGAGAGGAACAAGGACTGCATGGCAGCATCCAGTACGTCAGCACACTCCAATCCGCCGAACGCGCGCGAATACGAGCAGTTATCAACATGGACATGATCGGCACCCGGAATACGGCCTCACCAACCGTACTGCTCGAAGGCGCGGCAATCTCACAGACGGTGATGGATGCGTTGGCGGCAGCTGCCTCGACCTATACCAGTCTGATCGTGGAGACATCGCTCAACCCATTTGCGAGCGATCATGTGCCATTCATCAATGCCGCGATACCCGCGGTACTTACCATCGAGGGTTCTGATTCGGCAAACACCAACGTTCATACCGCGAACGACACGCTGGTCCACATCGACAACAGTCTCGCGGTCGAGATCTTGCGGATGAACGTTGCCACGATTGCATCGCTTGTTGGTCTGGCGACTGAATCCCCCGACATCGCTCCAGTGTCTGGACCGGTTGTCGCCTGGGGTGCCGATCGCCTGGACCTCTTTGTCACTGGCACAGACTCCCGCGTCTACCACAAGTGGTGGGACGGCTCGTCGTGGCAGCCTTCGACAACTGATTGGGAGTCGCTCGATAAACCATAA
- a CDS encoding M43 family zinc metalloprotease, giving the protein MNTSPRSQDKKKRGMNPPRMGPASAGTGMSSSGSGMEMPSSGAGTGMGAGGSRTGMGGTQRADLPTHRSCATMDVHARLMRTVPRYAVERAQIEQTTLEFLRADDDTLSSMARAGGCRIPVVVHVVWNQPDQNISDAQIHSQIDVLNRDFQILNPDISTVPGAFQGLIGNPNLEFFLATQAPDGSPTDGIVRTRTNQTSFVDDDKVKSSATGGSDAWPADRYLNIWVCQLSGGLLGYAQFPGGPAATDGVVITHTGFGTTGTASPPFHLGRTATHEIGHWLDLFHIWGDDGGACTGTDQVSDTPNQGDANVGVPTFPKISCNNGPNGDLFMNYMDYVDDPVMVMFTQGQVARMQACLAGPRASICSGQVGGAPSASGPIVAWGSDRLDVFVIGTDSALYHKWWDGSNWGPSVTDWEYMGGICMSQPEVVAWGPNRLDVFVLGTDSALWHKWWDGSSWGPSVTDWESLGGICTSRPEVVAWGPNRLDVFVVGTDSALWHKWWDGSNWGPSVTGWESLGGTCSSRPEVVAWGSNRLDVFVLGTDNALYHKWWDGSAWGPSVTGWEYMGGTCSSPPRVVAWGPNRLDVFVLGTDHALYHKWWDGAAWGPSVTDWEYMGGTCLGEPGVVSWGSDRLDVFVLGTDNAVWHKWWDGSAWGPSVVDYEYMGGICTSRPEAVAWSANRLDLFVTGTDHALWHKWWNGSAWGPSVTDWEYLGGTISDF; this is encoded by the coding sequence ATGAACACTTCCCCACGATCACAGGACAAGAAGAAGCGAGGCATGAACCCACCGAGGATGGGTCCAGCCAGCGCAGGCACTGGCATGAGCTCGAGCGGCTCGGGCATGGAGATGCCTTCGAGCGGCGCGGGTACCGGAATGGGCGCGGGCGGTTCCCGGACAGGCATGGGCGGAACGCAGCGCGCAGACCTCCCCACCCATCGATCGTGCGCGACGATGGATGTCCATGCCCGCTTGATGCGAACCGTGCCACGGTACGCGGTAGAGCGCGCTCAAATCGAGCAAACAACGCTCGAGTTCCTTCGAGCCGACGACGATACATTGAGTTCTATGGCGCGGGCAGGAGGATGCCGTATTCCGGTCGTCGTGCATGTCGTCTGGAATCAGCCGGATCAGAACATCTCCGATGCCCAGATTCATAGCCAGATCGACGTCTTGAATCGCGACTTTCAGATACTCAATCCAGACATCTCGACCGTACCTGGCGCATTTCAAGGACTGATCGGCAATCCAAATCTCGAGTTCTTTCTCGCCACGCAAGCTCCAGACGGGAGCCCAACCGACGGCATCGTGCGAACACGGACAAATCAGACGTCGTTTGTCGACGATGACAAGGTGAAATCCAGCGCCACGGGAGGCTCCGATGCGTGGCCAGCAGACCGCTACCTGAACATCTGGGTGTGCCAGCTCTCCGGTGGCTTGCTCGGATACGCGCAATTCCCGGGCGGTCCGGCCGCCACCGACGGTGTGGTCATCACCCATACCGGTTTCGGCACCACTGGAACAGCGAGCCCGCCGTTCCATCTCGGCCGCACTGCGACGCATGAGATCGGGCACTGGCTCGACCTCTTCCATATCTGGGGCGACGATGGTGGCGCCTGTACCGGTACCGACCAGGTCTCGGACACACCTAACCAGGGGGATGCGAATGTCGGCGTCCCGACATTTCCCAAGATAAGCTGCAACAACGGACCGAACGGTGACCTGTTCATGAACTACATGGACTATGTCGACGACCCGGTCATGGTCATGTTCACGCAAGGGCAGGTCGCAAGGATGCAGGCTTGCCTCGCCGGACCGCGCGCTTCGATCTGCAGTGGCCAGGTCGGCGGCGCGCCATCTGCCTCGGGACCAATCGTGGCCTGGGGCTCCGACCGGCTCGATGTCTTCGTCATCGGGACCGATAGCGCCCTCTACCACAAGTGGTGGGATGGGTCCAATTGGGGACCCTCGGTGACCGATTGGGAGTACATGGGAGGCATCTGCATGAGCCAGCCCGAAGTCGTTGCGTGGGGACCAAATCGGCTCGATGTCTTCGTCCTGGGAACCGACAGCGCCCTCTGGCACAAATGGTGGGATGGGTCCAGTTGGGGACCGTCGGTGACTGATTGGGAGTCACTCGGCGGAATCTGCACCAGTCGGCCCGAAGTCGTCGCATGGGGACCCAATCGGCTCGATGTCTTCGTCGTGGGGACCGACAGCGCGCTCTGGCACAAATGGTGGGATGGGTCCAATTGGGGACCGTCGGTGACTGGTTGGGAGTCGCTCGGCGGAACCTGTTCCAGCCGGCCAGAAGTCGTCGCTTGGGGGTCCAACAGGCTCGATGTCTTTGTGCTCGGCACGGACAACGCGCTTTACCACAAGTGGTGGGATGGCTCGGCCTGGGGCCCGTCGGTAACCGGATGGGAGTACATGGGCGGGACCTGTTCCAGTCCGCCACGCGTCGTCGCGTGGGGCCCGAACCGGCTCGATGTTTTCGTGCTGGGGACTGACCATGCCCTCTATCACAAGTGGTGGGATGGGGCGGCTTGGGGACCGTCGGTAACCGATTGGGAATACATGGGCGGCACCTGTCTCGGCGAACCAGGGGTCGTATCGTGGGGCAGCGATCGCCTCGACGTCTTCGTGCTCGGTACCGATAACGCCGTCTGGCACAAGTGGTGGGACGGATCGGCCTGGGGCCCGTCGGTAGTCGACTACGAGTACATGGGCGGCATCTGCACGAGTCGGCCAGAAGCGGTTGCCTGGAGTGCTAACCGACTCGACCTCTTTGTCACCGGGACCGACCACGCGCTCTGGCACAAGTGGTGGAACGGCTCCGCCTGGGGCCCGTCGGTGACCGACTGGGAGTACCTGGGCGGCACGATTTCCGACTTCTAG
- a CDS encoding peptide ABC transporter substrate-binding protein, with amino-acid sequence MVQQGNDLSSIYQALCRGEMTRRAFVVRAAALGVCAPLTLALVNSRPAVEASAPHTPADRPSFGTEGQLRGSGGELKVREWFAPNCAVAHLWEGLPSAARVSSLILEPLLSYAFDGTLLPTLVTRVPTQENGGLSEDLTKVILELRDDIVWSDGEPFTADDVVWTWQWVRDESTVATEGYRWEPIRSIEAVDATTVELTYAQPNPAWFDPIAGSYVGAIVPRHIWIDGISEAVNAEFATNPIGTGPYKVEAFVPGEYVACTINDRYREPNKPYFASVRFQAGGDTASAAQAVLQDGNWDVASGLIGMTANLQQMEVEGGKGRVIAGSPTAVERILFNFSDPHREIEGERSSLAAPHPFLTDQAVRQAMALAIDREKISREAFGADKLAQPTANILSGIPALESPNTSYTFDLEAANRLLDEAGWVRDGDKRSRDGIKLAVSYYTSVSGLTVFKRWRAETQEVVKAGWEAIGIEVEPGQVPGDVFFDPDPENLLSYTHFYCDIEMFSSSVMSPLPLDYFQDWYAGIDNRNVAQQANDWQGFNLQRYVNPEFDALYDEAAATTDPERAAELLVQMNDLIVNDFVVVPLIAQPGEIAAVSNRLVTENVAPSTWEPLFWNIANWRTVDDQLATPAS; translated from the coding sequence ATGGTCCAACAGGGCAACGATCTCTCCTCCATCTACCAGGCACTCTGTCGTGGGGAAATGACCAGACGCGCGTTTGTCGTTCGGGCTGCTGCGCTAGGCGTGTGCGCCCCGCTGACGCTCGCGCTGGTGAATTCGCGACCGGCGGTCGAGGCATCCGCGCCTCATACTCCTGCCGATCGACCGTCGTTCGGCACGGAGGGACAGCTCAGGGGCAGCGGCGGTGAACTGAAAGTGCGCGAATGGTTTGCACCAAACTGCGCGGTTGCCCATCTCTGGGAGGGATTGCCGTCCGCTGCCCGGGTTTCATCTCTGATCCTGGAGCCGCTGCTGTCGTATGCCTTCGACGGCACGCTTCTGCCGACGCTCGTCACCAGGGTACCCACGCAGGAGAACGGCGGCCTGTCCGAGGATCTCACCAAGGTCATCCTCGAGTTGCGGGACGACATCGTCTGGAGCGATGGCGAGCCGTTCACCGCGGATGACGTGGTGTGGACCTGGCAATGGGTGAGGGACGAATCGACGGTGGCGACGGAAGGGTATCGCTGGGAGCCCATCCGGAGCATCGAAGCGGTCGATGCCACGACAGTCGAGTTGACCTACGCGCAACCCAACCCGGCCTGGTTCGACCCGATAGCTGGCTCCTACGTTGGCGCCATCGTTCCCCGACACATTTGGATCGACGGGATTTCGGAAGCGGTCAATGCGGAGTTCGCGACCAATCCGATCGGCACCGGTCCGTACAAGGTGGAAGCCTTTGTTCCGGGCGAATATGTTGCGTGCACGATCAATGACCGCTATCGAGAGCCGAACAAGCCCTATTTTGCGTCGGTTCGCTTCCAGGCCGGCGGAGACACCGCGTCTGCCGCGCAGGCGGTCTTGCAGGACGGCAATTGGGATGTAGCTTCCGGCCTGATTGGGATGACTGCGAATTTGCAACAGATGGAAGTGGAGGGCGGCAAGGGGCGCGTGATTGCGGGATCGCCAACCGCGGTCGAGCGCATCTTGTTCAACTTTTCCGATCCGCATCGGGAGATCGAAGGCGAGCGGTCGAGCCTGGCCGCTCCCCATCCTTTCCTGACCGACCAGGCCGTACGCCAGGCCATGGCTCTGGCCATCGACCGGGAGAAGATTTCTCGTGAAGCCTTTGGAGCTGACAAGCTCGCGCAACCGACGGCGAACATTCTGTCCGGCATTCCTGCGCTCGAGTCGCCCAATACCTCCTACACCTTCGATCTGGAGGCGGCCAATCGTTTGTTGGACGAGGCAGGATGGGTCCGGGATGGAGACAAACGGTCCAGGGATGGAATCAAGTTGGCCGTGTCCTATTACACGTCGGTGAGCGGCCTCACGGTGTTCAAGCGGTGGCGCGCGGAAACGCAGGAAGTGGTCAAGGCTGGCTGGGAAGCAATTGGCATCGAGGTCGAGCCCGGTCAGGTGCCAGGGGATGTCTTTTTCGATCCCGACCCGGAGAATCTTCTGTCCTACACCCACTTTTATTGCGACATCGAAATGTTTTCGAGTTCGGTAATGTCGCCACTTCCGCTCGATTATTTCCAGGACTGGTATGCCGGCATCGACAACCGCAATGTCGCGCAACAGGCGAACGACTGGCAAGGATTCAACCTCCAGCGGTACGTCAACCCGGAGTTCGACGCTCTGTATGATGAAGCGGCGGCCACCACCGATCCCGAGCGCGCGGCCGAGCTCCTTGTTCAGATGAACGACCTGATCGTCAACGATTTTGTGGTCGTGCCGCTGATCGCGCAGCCGGGTGAAATCGCCGCGGTGAGCAATCGGCTCGTAACGGAGAATGTCGCTCCCAGCACGTGGGAGCCGCTCTTCTGGAATATTGCCAATTGGCGAACGGTGGATGACCAATTGGCCACGCCCGCGAGCTGA
- a CDS encoding PQQ-binding-like beta-propeller repeat protein, which yields MWRDKPVSESESNRVARYWDDLVTGNLGIGRPNADRDIDPTLAQTIAWLERFDDAQPAAAEFSRTFETQFLNSVGAVSAPNAVSRGTLVPLPRDSGGSQRNGIGSPRTVSRQSLRLDQHGGARQWVLASLVAAALIVVSLMTIYHVVERHAGPEPTRVILAPSSALDVPMDRGNAARSGVMPGPEVTGDLTVRWSFVAGRDGISAPVVVGDSLFVTNWSDPIGATADQGAIIAIDATTGAERWQFPTEHPTGAAPAVAGGIVYAGDAGGVVYALDAQTGEEHWRRDLQTGWTSEPVVIGDLVIIATTSYQSPIHVAVQENTVVVGSGLVGQPADGFTLYALDRRSGEERWHAGDDRAGQPELVAFDMESGAARWQFAMPSLESGPAITGRSVYAGSTLDGTIYALDLISGEELWRTPIDTDLPLNSSPAVSGGRVYVVAASGMVICLDGASGQVLWQASTEHASVNGSPVVVGTTVYVVDTEFGVTALSAVDGSVLWSEQLELTGQVAASPIVVNGALYIGTSLEDSTAIAATLWALVGSNGR from the coding sequence ATGTGGAGAGATAAGCCGGTATCGGAATCGGAATCGAATCGCGTTGCGCGCTACTGGGACGACCTCGTGACCGGCAACCTGGGGATCGGGCGCCCGAATGCGGATAGGGACATCGACCCAACGCTGGCGCAGACCATCGCGTGGCTCGAGCGATTCGATGACGCGCAGCCGGCGGCCGCGGAGTTCTCCCGCACCTTCGAAACGCAATTTCTGAACTCCGTGGGCGCAGTCTCGGCCCCGAACGCGGTATCCCGTGGAACGCTGGTCCCCCTACCGCGTGATTCGGGCGGCTCTCAGCGCAACGGCATCGGTTCTCCGCGCACGGTATCCAGGCAATCGCTCCGGCTCGACCAACACGGAGGCGCCCGGCAGTGGGTGCTGGCATCGCTGGTGGCTGCGGCGCTGATCGTCGTTTCACTGATGACGATCTATCACGTGGTCGAACGCCACGCGGGGCCAGAACCCACACGTGTCATCCTGGCGCCCTCGTCGGCGCTCGACGTGCCGATGGATCGCGGCAACGCCGCGCGAAGCGGGGTCATGCCCGGCCCTGAGGTTACAGGCGATTTGACGGTGCGCTGGAGTTTCGTAGCGGGCCGGGACGGCATCAGCGCCCCAGTGGTGGTCGGCGACAGCCTCTTCGTAACCAACTGGTCGGACCCCATCGGCGCCACCGCAGATCAGGGCGCCATCATTGCCATCGACGCCACGACTGGCGCCGAACGCTGGCAATTCCCGACCGAGCATCCGACGGGTGCGGCCCCAGCCGTTGCGGGGGGAATCGTCTATGCCGGCGATGCAGGGGGAGTCGTCTATGCCCTCGATGCCCAAACCGGCGAGGAGCACTGGCGGCGCGACCTGCAAACCGGCTGGACCTCGGAACCGGTGGTGATCGGCGATCTGGTCATCATCGCGACAACCTCGTACCAGTCTCCGATCCATGTGGCCGTCCAGGAGAACACGGTCGTCGTTGGCAGCGGCCTGGTGGGACAACCCGCGGACGGGTTCACGCTCTATGCCCTCGACCGGCGTTCCGGCGAGGAACGCTGGCATGCCGGTGACGATCGCGCTGGACAACCAGAGCTCGTTGCCTTCGACATGGAGAGCGGTGCGGCGCGATGGCAGTTCGCCATGCCATCGCTCGAATCCGGACCCGCCATTACCGGCCGATCTGTCTATGCCGGAAGCACGCTCGACGGCACGATCTACGCACTCGATCTCATCTCGGGTGAAGAACTTTGGCGAACGCCGATCGACACAGATCTGCCACTGAACTCCTCTCCGGCTGTGTCGGGTGGACGGGTGTACGTAGTTGCTGCGTCTGGCATGGTCATCTGCCTCGATGGCGCTTCCGGTCAGGTGCTGTGGCAAGCGAGCACCGAGCATGCAAGTGTGAACGGTTCTCCGGTCGTCGTGGGAACCACGGTCTATGTCGTCGATACCGAATTTGGTGTGACGGCGCTCTCGGCAGTCGATGGCTCCGTGCTCTGGAGTGAGCAACTCGAGCTCACCGGTCAGGTTGCCGCGTCCCCAATCGTCGTCAACGGCGCGCTTTACATTGGCACCTCGCTCGAAGACAGCACGGCCATCGCCGCCACGCTTTGGGCGCTTGTGGGCTCCAATGGGAGGTGA
- a CDS encoding sigma-70 family RNA polymerase sigma factor, with protein sequence MTDRQLVERALAEPAAFLEIFQRYRDPVHRYCHRCLGNRESAEDAAQTTFMRAFANLKSCKDRDRFHSWLFTIAHNVIVDAYRSSKQSASIDWAEEIADEAASPEDQAIAATEMLRVTELLDKLPDLQREVVELRLQGLTDKEIASILGKSHQAIRAAQYRALLQLRTLAGIDSAKGSGHVER encoded by the coding sequence ATGACGGACCGTCAGCTGGTCGAGCGGGCATTGGCCGAACCAGCGGCGTTCCTCGAGATCTTCCAGCGGTACCGGGATCCCGTTCACCGCTACTGCCATCGCTGCCTCGGTAACCGCGAATCCGCCGAGGATGCCGCGCAAACCACCTTCATGCGGGCCTTCGCCAATCTGAAGTCGTGCAAGGACCGGGATCGCTTCCACTCCTGGCTCTTCACCATCGCGCACAACGTCATCGTCGACGCCTACCGGTCATCCAAACAGTCTGCCTCGATCGACTGGGCCGAGGAGATTGCCGACGAAGCAGCATCGCCCGAAGACCAGGCGATCGCAGCCACCGAGATGTTGCGGGTCACCGAGCTACTCGACAAGCTGCCCGATCTGCAACGCGAGGTCGTGGAACTTCGGTTGCAAGGACTGACCGACAAGGAAATCGCCAGCATTCTGGGCAAGAGCCACCAGGCGATCAGAGCAGCGCAATACCGGGCGCTGCTTCAGCTCAGAACACTCGCGGGTATCGACTCCGCCAAAGGATCAGGTCATGTGGAGAGATAA